One Paenibacillus sp. SYP-B4298 genomic window, TGTCCTCCATCTTCAGCAGACGCTCCGTCTCGCCCTCAGCCAGCTTGCTGACCGGAATTCCTGTCCAGCTTGCAACAACCTGCGCAATATCCTCCGGCGTAACCTCCGAATCGGTACGACCCTGCTTTTCCTTCCACTGATTCTTCGTCACATCGAGCTCTTCGCGAATCTTCTGCTCCGTATCGCGCAGTGCCGCTGCCTTCTCGAACTCCTGACTTTGAACAGCCGCATCCTTCTCCTTGCGGATATCCTCCAGGCGGTTCTCCAACTGCTTGAGGTTTGGCGGTACCGTATACGAGCGAAGCCTTACCTTGGAGCTGGCCTCGTCGATCAGGTCAATCGCTTTATCCGGAAGGAATCGGTCTTGAATGTAGCGGTCAGACAGCTTCACCGCTTGCTCGATCGCCTCATCGGTAATTTTCACCCGGTGATGCGCTTCGTAGCGGTCACGCAGACCGTGCAGAATCTGAACAGCCTCCTCCGGAGACGGCTGGTCTACCGTAATCGGCTGGAAGCGGCGCTCAAGCGCGGCATCCTTCTCAATATATTTGCGATATTCATCGAGCGTGGTTGCCCCGATGCATTGCAGCTCTCCTCTAGCCAGTGCTGGCTTGAGAATGTTGGAGGCATCGATCGCCCCTTCAGCACCGCCCGCACCAATCAGCGTATGCAGCTCGTCGATGAACAGAATAATATTTCCAGCCTGACGAATCTCATCCATAATTTTCTTCAGACGATCCTCAAACTCGCCGCGGTACTTCGTACCCGCTACCACTGAGCCCATATCGAGCGTCATGACACGCTTGTCGCGCAGCGTCTCTGGAATCTCGTTGGCAATGATCTTCTGCGCCAGTCCCTCTGCGATCGCGGTCTTGCCGACCCCCGGTTCCCCGATCAGCACCGGATTGTTCTTGGTTCTGCGGCTGAGCACCTGGATTACACGCTCAATCTCCTTGCTGCGTCCAATAACCGGATCGAGATTGCCTTCGCGGGCGATCGCCGTCAGATCACGCGCCAGCCCATCCAGCGTAGGCGTGCTCACATTAGCTGGAGCCCCGTGGCTGCTCGACACGGCCTCACTGCTGCCCAGCAACTGCAGCACCTGTTGGCGTGCCTTGTTCAGGCTGATGCCGAGATTGTTCAGCACGCGAGCCGCGACGCCCTCGCCTTCCCGGATTAGGCCGAGCAGGATGTGCTCGGTGCCAACATAGGTATGACCCAGCTTGCGCGCTTCATCCATGGACAGCTCGATCACTTTCTTCGCTCTTGGCGTATAGGCAATATTGGTCGGCTGCTCTTGACCGCGGCCAATCAGCGTCTCGACCTCATCTTGAATTTTCTCCAATCCCAGGCCCAGTGCGATCAGAGCTTTGGCAGCAATGCCCTCTCCTTCACGAATAAGACCCAACAGGATATGCTCTGTGCCGATATTGTTATGCCCCAGCCTAACGGCTTCTTCCTGCGCCAGTGCCAAAACCTTCTGTGCTCGTTCAGTAAATCTTCCAAACATCATAGCGATACACCTCCAGCTTTAAGTTTGCTGCGTTAAGTATCGGCGAATCAGCTCAGCCCGCCGCACATCCCGCTCCTCCGAATTTAACTTCTCCTCGAAAACCTGCTGCAAAAATCCAGGCTGCATCAGCACCATCAGTTCATTCATCACCTGCGGCCCCGCGCTCTCAATCAATCCCAGATCGATGCCTAGCCGCAGATCGGACAATCTCTGCGCTGCTTCCTTGGAATCCATAATCGCTGCATGGGACAAAATACCATAGGAGCGAAGCACCCGATCCTCGATACGAATCTTCGATTCAGCCATCAGCCGTTCGCGTGCCGCCTTCTCATGCTCGATAATCTGCCTGGCGACACTATGCAGATTGTCGATAATCTCATCCTCGGATTGGCCCAGCGTAATCTGGTTGGAGATCTGGAACAGATTGCCTACCGCCTCGCTGCCTTCCCCATAGATGCCCCGTACCGCTAGACCGACCTGCGTAATAGCGGACAAGATGCGATTAATCTGCTTGGTGAGCACCAGAGCCGGCAGATGCATCATCACCGATGCGCGAATGCCGGTTCCCACGTTAGTTGGGCAACTGGTCAGATAGCCGCGCTGCTCATCAAAGGCGTAATCGACCTGCGATTCAAATATATCATCAATTTGGCTGGCCAATGTCCAGGCTTCCTTAACCTGAAAACCAGGGTACAGACATTGGATGCGCAAATGATCCTCTTCGTTAATCATTATACTGACGGATTCGGAATCGCTCAATATTAAAGCGCCCGCCCGCGATTCACTGGCAAGATTCGGGCTGATCAGATGCTTCTCGACAAGCACCCGTTTCTCCAGTTCACTCAGCTCTGACAATATAAACGTGTCAAAGGTTCCTGCCTGCTGCAAATCGGTTGACCCAGCAACTGCTGTCAGTTGCTCCATCACCTCGCGCGATTGCTGATTGGTCGCTAGCATTGGAAACGGCTGCTTTTGCAAATTGCGCGCAATGCGAATCCTGCTGCTGATTACGATCTCGGAATCGGGTCCCTCGCTGCGCATCCAATCACTTAATGCTTCCTGAGCAAAACGTCGTTTTCCCACCGTAATCCCTCCTGCCTCTTAGCCGGATTGGCCAATCTTGCGTTCAAGCTCTCGAATCCGGTCACGGATATTTGCAGCCTGTTCGAATTCCTCCTGCTCGATCCGCCGCTGCATCTCCTTCTTCAACTCATCCAGCTCGCGTCTACATTGAATCTGCCCGCCGGAGCGCTTTGGAATTTTGCCGACATGTACCGTATTGCCATGAACTCGCTTGAACAGCGGGTCTAGCCGGGCAGCAAAATGCTTATAGCATGAGCTGCATCCGAAGCGTCCAATCTTGCTGAATTGGGCATAAGTCAGTCCACACTCATCGCAACGAATCGTCTGCGGCTTAGGGCCAAGCCCCGTAGCCCCGGATTTCTCGAAATCAAGCAGACCCGAGAGCAAGCTATGAATGGAGAAGCCTCCAGGCGTGCCCGGTATGCCCTCGCCCTTCTCCCTGGCACAGGATTCGCAGATATGGAATTCTGTCTTCTCCCCATTCACAATCTTCGTAAAATGAAGCGTAGCCTGCCGTTCTCCACATTCCTGACATAGCATGAAGAAGTCACTCCCTTCAACAACATGTAACCGCAATCCCGGTATCCATTCGTCCGGTTCGTCAGCACCGACAGCGCCAGTCGTGCACATCGGGCAATTACTTCACAAGCAGCGATATGAGCATCGACTTCAATATTCTCGCCCTGACCTCATCTCTGAGTGGCAGCTTGAGTGCAATAACATCCCGATGTATGGCCGCGCGCAGCAGATTCGCCTCTCTGGAGGAGATCATCTGTGCCTCCAGCAGTTGGTAGATCAGCCCCTCCGCAGCGCCTTGGTCCACCTGGTCTCCAATCGTATGGTGAATATGACCTTGTATCGCCTTCAGCTTAGGCAGCTCTACCTGCTGTATTCGAATATATCCGCCACCACCGCGCTTGCTCTCCACCAGATACCCTTTTTCCAATGTGAAGCGGGTGCTTAATACATAATTAATCTGGGAAGGCACACATGAAAACCTATCGGCCAATTCATTTCGTTGAATCTCAATTGAACCCTCAGAGCTATCCTGCAGCAGTTGCTTCAGGAAATGCTCCAGTGCATCTGAAATGTTTCGCATATCACCAGCCCCTAGAGAATATACATCATGATCTTGCATAAACATACAGCCTTGCTTTGAATCAAGCAGTCTACAGCGAAGACCGTTTGTTAGAAAGAAAAGTCATTGACTTTGACTTTCTTTGACTTTAACTTTTATTATACTGATATTTGTGCCAAGGTCAAGTGTTTCCACTACAAAATCTGTCTGACCCCTCTGTCTCCCCGCACTTTAACTGCTTGTATTGTTTACATCCAATGAGCGAAACATACCTATGTATAAGAGAATATGAGCAGAAGACAACGCTAGAAGCCTCCCGCCCACATCCCGTTCGTCGGTTATGATGCAGCAAATATTGAACCGGCTAAGCCGCTCAGAAGAAATCTGCCAGATACGTTATTTTATCTGGAATCAACCTCTCCATCTCGTCTACAGCCTCCACATCGCCTTGAAGCATACCCAGCCTATGTAGCGTTGTTGCACGCTTTGCGCCGGTCAGCAATGCCGAGAAAGCACGAATATCGCCTTGAAGCATGGGGAGATCCGATTGTACTTTTGCATATTTTGTTACATGAATGCCATACTGAGGATCAACCTTGAGCACGTATACACCAGTGTTCCATTGTGCATCTCGGTCCTCGATAATCAGTTGACACCTACCAGATGCTGCAGGTCTCCCGAAGGGCTGCTGCTGCAGGAAGGCTTCAACATCCACAATTCGTGCCATATAGTATGGCACGTTATGCTGTTCAATTCGCGGATCGGGCGAGCAATACGGCAGCTCATCATCAAGCGGCGCGGTGACCTTAATCTGCTCTACCATCGAATCATGATTGGCCCAGAAGCCCCAAAGCCCTTGGAAGGCATCGTGGTTAAGGTATACCATTTCTTTGATGTTCAGCATGCGATCCTTCAGTTCATAGATTGCATAGCCGGTGGGAGTCTGGCTGGCATCGCGATACATAACCACCCTGCCAGACTTTCGGCGAAAGACCGAGCGCTGCCACCATTGCGGCGTTCTTGCCACTGTGCCGTTATAACGGACAGCATATTGTTCATAGATAGGAGCCAGCAATGCAGCCAACTCGTCCCCCTTCGCTGACAGCCGCTCAACACGACCCGAAGCCTGAAAATGATGGGGCAACTGGTGTTGGGTTAGCGTGTAGCTACGATGCTCTATACACAGCTCCCAGCCGTACTTGCGGTAAAAGGGGATAGAGAACGGATGCAGCATGGAGATGGATTGACCTTGTGCCCTCATCTCCTGCAATGCGTGGCGGATTAGCTGCGTTACCGCTCCCTTGCGTCTCTCCTCCGGCCAAGTCGCCACACTGGCAATTCCACCCATAGGTAACACCTTGCCGAATACGTACATCTCCAGCGGTATAATCGTCAGCATCGAGCATAATCGTTCCTCATCGAAAAAACCCCATACCTGCTCCGGATCAAACACTACTCTCTCTTCCTCGAGCCGCTCATCGGTGAACTGGAACTGGAACGCATACTGCTCCAATGCCATATACTCATCAAAGTGATGCTGCTCCAGTCTCATTATGGTCTTATCCAATGTCATCCCCGCTTTCATGATGATCGATCGTTCTCTCTAGCCAAACCAGATGGACTTATTGAAATTATACATCAAGAATGAGCGGCTGCATAACAAACCAAAAAAAGCCTGCCGCAAAATGCGACAGGCTCTTATGTGCTTGGCGACGTCCTACTCTCCCAGGACCCTGCGGTCCAAGTACCATCGGCGCTGGAAGGCTTAACGGTCGTGTTCGAGATGGGTACGCGTGGTTCCCTTCCGCCATTGCCACCAAACGGTCAGTATGTCTTGCACACTGAAAACTGGATGCGAAATCAAAAGGTTCATTCCTTAGCTGAAGTCTTACATAGGATAAGCCCTCGACCGATTAGTACTGGTCAGCTCCACACATTGCTGTGCTTCCACCCCCAGCCTATCTACCTCGTCGTCTTCAAGGGGTCTTACTAATTGGGAAATCTCATCTTGAGGGGGGCTTCGCGCTTAGATGCTTTCAGCGCTTATCCTGTCCGTACATAGCTACCCAGCGGTGCTCCTGGCGGAACAACTGGTACACCAGCGGTACGTCCATCCCGGTCCTCTCGTACTAAGGACAGCTCCTCTCAAATTTCCTACGCCCACGACAGATAGGGACCGAACTGTCTCACGACGTTCTGAACCCAGCTCGCGTACCGCTTTAATGGGCGAACAGCCCAACCCTTGGGACCTACTTCAGCCCCAGGATGCGATGAGCCGACATCGAGGTGCCAAACCTCCCCGTCGATGTGGACTCTTGGGGAGATAAGCCTGTTATCCCCAGGGTAGCTTTTATCCGTTGAGCGATGGCCCTTCCATTCGGTACCACCGGATCACTAAGCCCGACTTTCGTCCCTGCTCGACTTGTAGGTCTCGCAGTCAAGCTCCCTTATGCCTTTGCACTCTTCGAATGATTTCCAACCATTCTGAGGGAACCTTGGGGCGCCTCCGTTACATTTTAGGAGGCGACCGCCCCAGTCAAACTGCCCGCCTGACACGGTCCCTCCACCCGATTCAGGGTGGCAGGTTAGAACTCCGATACGATCAGGGTGGTATCCAACGGCGCCTCCACCCAAGCTGGCGCTCAGGCTTCTCAGGCTCCCACCTATCCTGTACAGATCGTACCAAAGTCCAATATCAAGCTGCAGTAAAGCTCCATGGGGTCTTTCCGTCTTGTCGCGGGTAACCTGCATCTTCACAGGTATTAAAATTTCACCGGATCTCTCGTTGAGACAGCGCCCAAGTCGTTACGCCATTCGTGCGGGTCAGAATTTACCTGACAAGGAATTTCGCTACCTTAGGACCGTTATAGTTACGGCCGCCGTTTACTGGGGCTTCGGTTCACAGCTTCGGATTGCTCCTAACCGCTCCCCTTAACCTTCCAGCACCGGGCAGGCGTCAGCCCGTATACTTCGCCTTGCGGCTTCGCACAGACCTGTGTTTTTGCTAAACAGTCGCTTGGGCCTTTTCACTGC contains:
- a CDS encoding UvrB/UvrC motif-containing protein, which translates into the protein MLCQECGERQATLHFTKIVNGEKTEFHICESCAREKGEGIPGTPGGFSIHSLLSGLLDFEKSGATGLGPKPQTIRCDECGLTYAQFSKIGRFGCSSCYKHFAARLDPLFKRVHGNTVHVGKIPKRSGGQIQCRRELDELKKEMQRRIEQEEFEQAANIRDRIRELERKIGQSG
- a CDS encoding CtsR family transcriptional regulator codes for the protein MRNISDALEHFLKQLLQDSSEGSIEIQRNELADRFSCVPSQINYVLSTRFTLEKGYLVESKRGGGGYIRIQQVELPKLKAIQGHIHHTIGDQVDQGAAEGLIYQLLEAQMISSREANLLRAAIHRDVIALKLPLRDEVRARILKSMLISLLVK
- the clpC gene encoding ATP-dependent protease ATP-binding subunit ClpC, producing MMFGRFTERAQKVLALAQEEAVRLGHNNIGTEHILLGLIREGEGIAAKALIALGLGLEKIQDEVETLIGRGQEQPTNIAYTPRAKKVIELSMDEARKLGHTYVGTEHILLGLIREGEGVAARVLNNLGISLNKARQQVLQLLGSSEAVSSSHGAPANVSTPTLDGLARDLTAIAREGNLDPVIGRSKEIERVIQVLSRRTKNNPVLIGEPGVGKTAIAEGLAQKIIANEIPETLRDKRVMTLDMGSVVAGTKYRGEFEDRLKKIMDEIRQAGNIILFIDELHTLIGAGGAEGAIDASNILKPALARGELQCIGATTLDEYRKYIEKDAALERRFQPITVDQPSPEEAVQILHGLRDRYEAHHRVKITDEAIEQAVKLSDRYIQDRFLPDKAIDLIDEASSKVRLRSYTVPPNLKQLENRLEDIRKEKDAAVQSQEFEKAAALRDTEQKIREELDVTKNQWKEKQGRTDSEVTPEDIAQVVASWTGIPVSKLAEGETERLLKMEDILHDRVIGQKEAVSAVSRAIRRARAGLKDPKRPMGSFIFLGPTGVGKTELARALAEAMFGDENAVIRIDMSEYMEKHSTSRLVGAPPGYVGYEEGGQLTEKVRRKPYSVVLLDEIEKAHPEVFNILLQVLEDGRLTDSKGRVVDFRNTLIIMTSNVGADQIKRNSTLGFTAVHDAGREFGQMKDKVMAELKKSFRPEFLNRIDETIVFHSLEQEHIAEIVTLMSEELRKRLREQDVDFVLTDAAKKFLADTGYDPQYGARPLRRAIQKHIEDRLSEELLRGNISKGDSLTIDEKEGELVVLNNQGGAKTEEEPAAQQ
- a CDS encoding GNAT family N-acetyltransferase, coding for MDKTIMRLEQHHFDEYMALEQYAFQFQFTDERLEEERVVFDPEQVWGFFDEERLCSMLTIIPLEMYVFGKVLPMGGIASVATWPEERRKGAVTQLIRHALQEMRAQGQSISMLHPFSIPFYRKYGWELCIEHRSYTLTQHQLPHHFQASGRVERLSAKGDELAALLAPIYEQYAVRYNGTVARTPQWWQRSVFRRKSGRVVMYRDASQTPTGYAIYELKDRMLNIKEMVYLNHDAFQGLWGFWANHDSMVEQIKVTAPLDDELPYCSPDPRIEQHNVPYYMARIVDVEAFLQQQPFGRPAASGRCQLIIEDRDAQWNTGVYVLKVDPQYGIHVTKYAKVQSDLPMLQGDIRAFSALLTGAKRATTLHRLGMLQGDVEAVDEMERLIPDKITYLADFF
- a CDS encoding protein arginine kinase; the encoded protein is MGKRRFAQEALSDWMRSEGPDSEIVISSRIRIARNLQKQPFPMLATNQQSREVMEQLTAVAGSTDLQQAGTFDTFILSELSELEKRVLVEKHLISPNLASESRAGALILSDSESVSIMINEEDHLRIQCLYPGFQVKEAWTLASQIDDIFESQVDYAFDEQRGYLTSCPTNVGTGIRASVMMHLPALVLTKQINRILSAITQVGLAVRGIYGEGSEAVGNLFQISNQITLGQSEDEIIDNLHSVARQIIEHEKAARERLMAESKIRIEDRVLRSYGILSHAAIMDSKEAAQRLSDLRLGIDLGLIESAGPQVMNELMVLMQPGFLQQVFEEKLNSEERDVRRAELIRRYLTQQT